A stretch of Plectropomus leopardus isolate mb chromosome 24, YSFRI_Pleo_2.0, whole genome shotgun sequence DNA encodes these proteins:
- the lig4 gene encoding DNA ligase 4, which translates to MEGTSKSSAAGEPSVAAQVPFLHLCSALEKIQKSKLRPDKSKILGDFIESWRKFHSVLHKDSPKTTDSFYPAMRLIVPPFERERMAYGIKENMLAKLYIDVLGLPKNGPEASKLLNYRAPTTSQGEAGDFAGMAYFVLKKRCTSQGNLSIKEVNDFLDSVAINNASKQKDLVKKSLLHLITQSSALEQKWLIRMILKDMKLGVSKETVLQVFHPDAAELYNVNTDLNKVCQQLHNPAVSLSDVSIGLFSAFKPMLAAVANIRNVEKQMGNSPFYIQTKLDGERIQLHKDGDVYKYFSRNAFDYTQQFGGSPLEGSLTPYIHNVFKSHVVNCILDGEMMAYNPTTEVFMQKGSKFDIKKLMDDSELQTCFCVFDVLLVNDQKLGKETLKKRYETLQTVFNPVKGRIHLVSKVDARTMQEVVNALNDAIDSREEGIMVKDPLSIYKPDKRGESWLKIKPEYVDGLMDELDLLIVGGYWGKGRRGGMMSHFLCAVAEAPKPGEKPSVFHTLCRIGSGYTMKELYDLGLKLAKHWKVYRKNDPPASILCGTERPEVYIEPCNSVIIQVRAAEIVGSDMYRTNCTLRFPRIEKIRDDKEWHQCMTLAELDEFRSKASGKLASRHLHIDGDEPQKKKRKQPAKPKKVIGIIDHFKPQDLSGVTKETDMFEDVEFCILNGTDDHPKAELEKGVARCGGIVVQNPGRDTYCVIAGVENMRVKNLVSSNQHDVVWAAWLLECLDQKDVVPWQPRHMIHMSPATREHFAKEYDSYGDSYFVDTDEQQLQEVFDRIRDADVSAAVDISQVEQRCGWEDLPTSMFRPFEVYMDRYADIGDPKTTIPTSCLDIRALEFRYHGGTVVQKLKEGVSHVIINEETRLLALRTLRRSFRKKFKIVKDSWVTDSIKEGYVMNDTDYLV; encoded by the exons ATGGAGGGAACTTCTAAAAGCAGTGCTGCAGGTGAGCCCTCTGTTGCTGCTCAGGTTCCTTTCCTTCACCTGTGCAGTGCCTTGGAGAAAATCCAGAAGTCAAAACTCCGACCAGATAAATCCAAGATCCTTGGGGATTTCATTGAATCATGGAGGAAGTTTCATTCTGTCCTCCACAAGGACAGCCCCAAAACAACAGACTCTTTCTACCCAGCTATGCGCCTCATTGTCCCCCCATTTGAACGAGAGCGTATGGCATATGGCATCAAAGAGAACATGTTAGCTAAACTCTACATCGATGTATTAGGTCTCCCAAAGAATGGCCCAGAGGCCAGTAAACTGTTGAACTACCGTGCCCCAACTACATCTCAAGGAGAAGCTGGAGACTTTGCTGGCATGGCGTACTTTGTGCTAAAGAAACGATGCACCAGTCAAGGAAACCTCAGCATCAAAGAAGTCAACGATTTTCTGGACTCGGTGGCGATCAACAACGCCAGCAAGCAGAAGGATCTTGTGAAAAAGAGTCTGCTGCACCTCATCACCCAGAGCTCggctcttgagcaaaagtggcTCATCAGGATGATTCTTAAGGACATGAAACTCGGGGTCAGCAAAGAAACTGTTCTGCAGGTCTTCCATCCAGATGCTGCAGAGCTCTACAATGTCAACACGGACTTAAACAAGGTCTGCCAGCAGCTCCACAACCCCGCCGTGTCTTTAAGCGACGTCTCAATTGGACTCTTTTCTGCTTTCAAGCCGATGCTGGCAGCTGTGGCAAACATCCGTAATGTGGAGAAACAGATGGGAAACAGCCCTTTTTACATTCAGACCAAGCTGGATGGAGAGCGTATACAGCTGCACAAAGACGGGGACGTGTATAAGTACTTCAGCAGAAATGCTTTTGACTACACCCAACAGTTTGGAGGATCCCCACTGGAGGGCTCACTGACGCCTTACattcacaatgtttttaaaagccacGTTGTAAACTGTATCCTCGATGGTGAGATGATGGCATACAACCCGACCACAGAGGTCTTCATGCAGAAGGGGAGCAAATTTGACATCAAGAAACTCATGGACGATTCAGAGCTGCAGACGTGCTTTTGCGTGTTTGACGTGTTGTTAGTCAATGACCAGAAGCTCGGCAAGGAAACTCTGAAGAAGCGCTACGAGACTCTTCAGACAGTTTTCAATCCAGTCAAAGGGAGGATACACCTGGTGTCAAAGGTCGATGCCAGAACCATGCAGGAGGTGGTGAATGCCCTCAATGACGCTATCGACAGCAGAGAAGAGGGGATCATGGTGAAGGATCCATTGTCCATCTACAAACCGGACAAACGCGGGGAGAGTTGGCTGAAAATAAAGCCAGAATACGTAGATGGCTTGATGGATGAGCTGGACCTGCTGATTGTTGGTGGCTACTGGGGGAAAGGGAGACGAGGTGGTATGATGTCACATTTCTTATGCGCCGTTGCTGAAGCTCCAAAGCCAGGTGAGAAACCCTCAGTTTTCCACACTCTGTGCCGCATCGGCTCTGGCTACACCATGAAGGAGCTGTATGACCTCGGGTTGAAGCTCGCCAAGCACTGGAAAGTCTATCGGAAAAACGACCCACCGGCATCCATCCTGTGTGGAACGGAGAGACCAGAAGTTTATATCGAACCCTGCAACTCGGTCATCATCCAGGTGCGGGCGGCTGAAATAGTCGGAAGCGACATGTACAGAACCAACTGCACCCTGCGCTTTCCCAGGATCGAGAAGATCCGCGACGACAAGGAGTGGCACCAGTGCATGACTCTGGCGGAGCTGGATGAGTTCCGCAGTAAGGCGTCTGGGAAGCTCGCCTCACGGCACCTTCACATCGACGGCGATGAACCACAAAAGAAGAAGCGCAAGCAGCCGGCAAAACCCAAGAAGGTGATCGGGATCATCGACCACTTTAAGCCCCAGGACCTTTCTGGGGTTACCAAGGAGACGGATATGTTCGAGGATGTGGAGTTCTGTATCCTGAATGGCACAGATGATCACCCTAAGGCGGAGCTGGAGAAGGGCGTGGCCAG ATGTGGAGGTATCGTGGTTCAAAACCCAGGACGGGACACCTACTGCGTGATTGCCGGCGTGGAGAACATGCGTGTGAAGAACCTGGTTTCATCCAACCAGCACGACGTGGTGTGGGCTGCCTGGCTGCTGGAGTGCCTGGACCAGAAAGACGTGGTCCCATGGCAACCGCGTCACATGATCCACATGTCCCCCGCCACCAGGGAGCACTTTGCCAAGGAGTACGACAGCTACGGTGACAGCTACTTTGTGGACACGGacgagcagcagctgcaggaggtgTTTGATCGGATCAGGGATGCAGACGTGTCTGCAGCAGTGGACATCAGCCAGGTGGAGCAGCGGTGCGGCTGGGAGGACCTTCCCACGAGCATGTTCAGACCCTTCGAGGTTTACATGGACCGCTACGCTGACATAGGAGACCCGAAAACCACCATACCGACCTCCTGTTTGGACATCAGGGCGCTGGAGTTTCGCTACCATGGAGGGACGGTGGTGCAGAAGTTAAAAGAAGGAGTGTCTCATGTTATCATCAACGAGGAAACAAGACTCTTGGCATTAAGGACTCTGAGGCGCAGCTTTAGGAAGAAGTTTAAGATTGTAAAAGACTCATGGGTGACTGACTCAATCAAAGAAGGGTACGTGATGAATGACACTGACTACTTAGTCTGA